From one Candidatus Eremiobacterota bacterium genomic stretch:
- a CDS encoding iron chelate uptake ABC transporter family permease subunit yields MERRPLWLRIGAFSVLFFLLFSLVFAAALTVGTVPISFQETAGLLGAWLHGERGAMSPHGVILFQIRLPRIILCVLAGAALSMAGTAFQALLRNPLADPYIIGTSSGAALGASLSIVWGFGQPIGGISAVPLMAFLGSLGAMLLVYGISLREGRLPLDTFLLSGVIVGAFAGALISLLMTVAGEDLPRIVFWLMGSFSGRESWSYVALMAPYWLLGTLVLYGCSHHLNVLSMGDEAASSRGLPVEKAKVIIIFSASLVTAAAVSVCGLVGFVGLMIPHVMRRIVGPDHRLLLVASLFGGAVFLMATDTVARTMFAPEEIPVGVITALCGAPIFFWIMKMRRDRREG; encoded by the coding sequence ATGGAGAGAAGGCCTCTCTGGCTGAGAATCGGCGCCTTTTCTGTCCTCTTTTTCCTGCTTTTTTCCCTGGTTTTCGCTGCAGCCCTCACGGTGGGGACGGTGCCCATAAGCTTTCAGGAAACCGCAGGCCTTCTTGGTGCCTGGCTGCACGGAGAACGGGGCGCGATGAGCCCCCATGGCGTCATTCTTTTCCAGATACGCCTTCCCCGCATCATCCTCTGCGTTCTTGCAGGCGCTGCGCTCTCCATGGCGGGGACAGCCTTCCAGGCCCTCCTCAGGAATCCGCTGGCCGATCCCTATATTATCGGCACCTCGTCGGGTGCCGCCCTTGGAGCCTCCCTCTCCATTGTATGGGGTTTCGGGCAGCCCATAGGGGGGATCTCTGCGGTCCCTCTCATGGCTTTTCTGGGATCCCTTGGCGCCATGCTTCTGGTGTACGGGATCTCCCTGAGGGAAGGGAGGCTCCCCCTTGACACCTTTCTGCTCTCCGGCGTCATCGTGGGAGCCTTTGCCGGGGCCCTTATCTCTCTTCTCATGACAGTCGCAGGCGAGGACCTCCCGCGGATTGTCTTCTGGCTTATGGGGAGCTTCTCAGGGAGGGAGAGCTGGAGCTACGTCGCACTGATGGCGCCATACTGGCTCCTGGGGACTCTCGTCCTTTACGGGTGCTCCCACCACCTCAACGTGCTCTCCATGGGAGATGAAGCGGCGTCAAGCAGGGGGCTTCCCGTGGAGAAGGCGAAAGTCATCATCATATTCTCCGCTTCTCTAGTGACGGCGGCAGCGGTGTCGGTGTGCGGCCTCGTGGGCTTCGTAGGCCTCATGATACCTCATGTGATGAGGAGGATTGTGGGGCCCGATCACCGCCTGCTCCTCGTGGCAAGCCTTTTCGGAGGAGCCGTCTTTCTTATGGCTACCGACACTGTTGCGCGCACCATGTTCGCTCCAGAGGAGATTCCCGTGGGAGTCATCACGGCACTCTGCGGGGCACCCATATTTTTCTGGATTATGAAGATGAGAAGGGACCGACGCGAGGGGTAA
- a CDS encoding ABC transporter ATP-binding protein codes for MGQLEVKDLDFRYGRHEALRSVTLCFEGGLIHGVLGPNGSGKSTLLRLLAGVAAPARGEVACNGAAVSALSPRQRARLISFVPQDFYGEFPFPCRDFVMMGRFAHQGALGFATARDEEVVRQVMAFTGTRELADRAVTALSGGELQRVMVAQALAQEASILLLDEPTSHLDIRYQLELMELLKKLNREQGITIITSLHDLNLASAYCSRLVFLSHGEVRESGPVEQVFTGQIIEEVFGVSVRILSVPGRVKPVLLYGTAADEALPSIPLEG; via the coding sequence GTGGGACAGCTTGAGGTGAAAGATCTCGATTTCCGTTATGGGCGCCACGAAGCCCTCAGGAGCGTGACACTCTGCTTTGAGGGGGGATTGATCCATGGCGTGCTGGGCCCCAACGGCTCGGGAAAGTCAACGCTCTTGAGGCTTCTTGCAGGCGTGGCCGCTCCCGCCCGGGGAGAGGTCGCCTGCAACGGGGCTGCCGTGTCGGCTCTGAGCCCCCGGCAGAGGGCGCGCCTCATCAGCTTTGTTCCCCAGGACTTTTACGGCGAGTTCCCTTTTCCCTGCCGCGACTTTGTCATGATGGGCCGCTTCGCGCACCAGGGCGCCCTTGGATTTGCCACGGCCCGCGACGAGGAGGTGGTAAGGCAGGTCATGGCCTTTACGGGGACCCGGGAGCTCGCTGACCGCGCCGTGACAGCCCTTTCGGGGGGAGAGCTCCAGCGGGTGATGGTTGCCCAGGCCCTGGCCCAGGAGGCGTCAATTCTTCTCCTTGATGAGCCCACGTCCCATCTCGATATCCGCTACCAGCTCGAGCTCATGGAACTGCTCAAGAAGCTGAATCGGGAACAGGGAATTACCATCATCACCTCGCTCCATGACCTGAACCTCGCCTCGGCATACTGCAGCCGCCTTGTCTTTCTTTCACACGGCGAGGTGAGAGAGTCAGGCCCCGTGGAGCAGGTCTTTACGGGGCAGATCATAGAGGAAGTCTTCGGGGTCTCTGTGAGGATACTCTCTGTGCCGGGCAGAGTGAAGCCCGTGCTTTTATACGGCACTGCAGCCGATGAAGCTTTGCCTTCGATCCCTCTCGAGGGCTGA
- a CDS encoding ankyrin repeat domain-containing protein, translating into MEGEQHTEIWGTTFHHELDEAVLENNLIKLKAMLSKDPSLISHKDNFGRSPLHNAALHGLVEVLSLFIAHGADVNMRSNSGNIALHHAAYMGHYDSAVLLVKRGSDVNAINRDGMTPLHDVAKYGRNKIARLLIENGAEVNAAEKITGSTPLITASRYGNKEIVWLLLKGGADASLKNSAGDSAFALAKRLGHSELIRLFSSEGREK; encoded by the coding sequence ATGGAGGGGGAGCAGCATACCGAGATATGGGGAACCACTTTTCATCACGAGCTTGACGAGGCCGTGCTGGAGAATAACCTTATCAAGCTGAAGGCCATGCTTTCCAAGGATCCCTCGCTGATAAGCCACAAGGATAATTTCGGGCGCTCGCCTCTTCACAATGCCGCCCTCCATGGGCTTGTAGAGGTGCTCTCCCTCTTCATTGCTCATGGCGCCGACGTGAATATGCGGAGCAACAGTGGCAATATAGCCCTTCACCATGCGGCTTATATGGGCCATTATGATTCAGCAGTGCTTCTCGTGAAGCGGGGGAGCGACGTGAACGCAATCAACAGGGACGGCATGACGCCTCTCCACGATGTGGCCAAATACGGCCGCAACAAGATAGCAAGGCTTCTTATCGAAAATGGCGCCGAGGTGAATGCGGCGGAAAAGATCACCGGCTCTACGCCCCTCATCACGGCGTCGCGGTATGGAAATAAGGAGATCGTGTGGCTCCTTCTCAAAGGGGGCGCTGATGCCTCCCTCAAGAACAGCGCCGGTGACTCGGCCTTCGCCCTGGCGAAGCGCCTGGGCCACAGCGAGCTGATCAGGCTGTTCTCATCTGAAGGACGCGAAAAGTAA
- a CDS encoding class II fructose-bisphosphate aldolase — translation MAKAVSYRELGLTNSREMFRHAITGGFAVPGYNFNNMEQLQAIIKGCAESKSPVILQVSKGAREYANQTLLRYMAMGAVEMARNDYGSNIPVVLHLDHGDTFELAKSCIETGFSSVMIDGSSHSFEDNVALTKKVVEFAHGHDVTVEGELGVLAGIEDEVSHEKTHYTRPEEVEEFVHKTGVDSLAISIGTSHGAYKFKVKPGEEPPPLRFDILEEVEKRIPGFPIVLHGASSVLPEYVAMINKYGGKMDDAVGISEAQIRRAARGAVCKVNIDSDGRLVITAMIRKVFGEKPSEFDPRKYLGPARDELVKMIIRKNTEVLGSAGKADEIVGVKA, via the coding sequence ATGGCAAAAGCTGTAAGCTACCGTGAGCTGGGGCTCACCAACAGCAGGGAGATGTTCAGGCACGCCATCACCGGCGGTTTTGCCGTTCCCGGCTACAACTTCAACAACATGGAGCAACTCCAGGCCATCATAAAAGGATGCGCCGAGAGCAAGTCGCCCGTGATACTCCAGGTCTCCAAGGGGGCCAGGGAGTATGCCAACCAGACTCTTCTCCGCTACATGGCCATGGGGGCAGTCGAGATGGCGCGCAATGACTACGGGAGCAACATCCCCGTGGTGCTTCATCTTGACCATGGCGATACCTTCGAGCTTGCAAAGTCATGCATAGAGACAGGCTTTTCATCAGTCATGATAGACGGGTCGTCCCACTCCTTCGAGGACAATGTTGCCCTCACGAAGAAAGTGGTTGAGTTCGCCCACGGCCACGACGTGACCGTAGAAGGCGAGCTCGGTGTCCTCGCGGGTATCGAAGACGAAGTCTCCCACGAGAAGACCCATTACACAAGGCCCGAAGAGGTTGAGGAGTTTGTCCATAAGACAGGCGTGGACAGCCTTGCCATCTCAATAGGCACCTCCCATGGCGCTTACAAGTTCAAGGTGAAGCCCGGTGAGGAGCCCCCGCCGCTTCGCTTTGATATCCTGGAAGAGGTGGAGAAGCGCATCCCCGGCTTCCCTATCGTGCTCCACGGCGCCTCGTCTGTACTTCCTGAGTACGTGGCCATGATCAACAAGTACGGCGGCAAGATGGATGATGCCGTGGGAATCTCCGAGGCGCAGATCAGGCGGGCCGCCAGGGGCGCCGTGTGCAAGGTGAACATCGACAGCGACGGAAGGCTCGTGATAACGGCGATGATACGGAAGGTTTTCGGGGAAAAGCCCTCGGAGTTCGACCCCAGAAAGTATCTCGGGCCGGCAAGGGATGAGCTCGTGAAGATGATCATAAGGAAGAATACCGAGGTCCTCGGGTCGGCGGGGAAAGCCGACGAGATAGTGGGCGTCAAGGCTTAG
- a CDS encoding Sir2 family NAD-dependent protein deacetylase, which translates to MLDSEQLKRGAEAIAEAEAIVITAGAGMGVDSGLPDFRGNEGFWNAYPPYRHLGKSFMEMANPHWFSKDPSYAWGFYGHRRNLYRATKPHEGFSILLAWASSKPLSYFVFTSNVDTHFHKAGFDGDRIVECHGSIEWDQCFEDCSSHIFPAAPEPVIIDESTMQARPPLPSCPHCKGLSRPNILMFGDFGWLSHREHEQYSRLEEWLRAVKGKKMAVIECGAGISIPTVRHFSESLLDRAESTTLIRINVRDPQAPYGQVSLPGGALASLQELDTLIKA; encoded by the coding sequence ATGCTTGACAGTGAGCAGTTAAAAAGAGGGGCCGAAGCCATTGCTGAAGCCGAGGCCATTGTCATCACCGCGGGAGCGGGAATGGGCGTGGACTCGGGCCTCCCCGATTTCAGGGGAAACGAGGGCTTCTGGAATGCCTACCCGCCTTACCGGCACCTGGGGAAATCCTTCATGGAGATGGCCAATCCCCACTGGTTCTCCAAGGATCCCTCGTACGCCTGGGGGTTCTATGGCCACCGCAGGAACCTCTACCGCGCCACAAAGCCCCACGAGGGCTTCAGTATCCTTCTTGCATGGGCCTCTTCAAAGCCCCTCTCGTACTTTGTCTTCACCTCAAATGTGGACACCCATTTCCATAAGGCAGGCTTTGACGGCGACAGGATCGTGGAGTGCCATGGCTCCATAGAATGGGACCAGTGCTTCGAGGACTGCTCCAGTCACATCTTCCCGGCAGCGCCGGAACCGGTCATCATCGATGAAAGCACCATGCAGGCCCGGCCGCCCCTCCCCTCATGCCCTCACTGCAAAGGGCTCTCAAGGCCCAACATCCTCATGTTCGGTGATTTCGGGTGGCTGAGCCACAGGGAGCACGAGCAGTACTCTCGCCTCGAAGAGTGGCTCCGCGCCGTGAAAGGAAAAAAAATGGCCGTCATCGAATGCGGCGCGGGAATCAGCATCCCGACAGTGCGCCATTTCAGCGAATCACTGCTTGACCGGGCCGAGAGCACGACTCTCATAAGGATAAATGTCCGTGATCCCCAGGCTCCCTACGGCCAGGTGAGCCTCCCGGGAGGGGCTCTTGCATCCCTCCAGGAGCTTGACACCCTCATCAAAGCATAA
- a CDS encoding thioredoxin family protein, whose protein sequence is MRTLIALCTLFLFLTCAVAHGGTIKVLNESDPGSKVDIEKYVTRGKITIFDFFATWCGPCNDIAPYLEKLQKDRHDVQVHKIDIKEWGSPVCTQYDIKSVPNFRVYDSNGKLQYQGKEAYQQVILMIKGAGGK, encoded by the coding sequence ATGAGAACCCTGATTGCGCTGTGCACCCTGTTCCTTTTCCTCACCTGTGCCGTTGCCCATGGCGGTACCATAAAAGTCCTCAACGAAAGTGATCCCGGCAGCAAGGTGGACATCGAGAAATACGTCACCAGGGGAAAGATCACCATCTTTGACTTCTTTGCCACATGGTGCGGGCCCTGTAACGACATTGCGCCGTACCTGGAAAAACTCCAGAAGGACCGCCATGACGTGCAGGTCCACAAGATTGACATAAAAGAATGGGGCTCTCCGGTATGCACGCAGTACGACATCAAGTCGGTGCCCAACTTCAGGGTCTACGATTCTAACGGAAAGCTTCAATACCAGGGCAAAGAGGCCTACCAGCAGGTGATACTGATGATCAAGGGCGCCGGGGGAAAATGA
- a CDS encoding ankyrin repeat domain-containing protein, protein MALTCPQCRRENDPESPACTGCGTPLVLYTLENRYHVHRIIKSGSMGCVYHAWDSRLKTPVALKKMLSTFATPEERQYAEERFRDEATLLSRLHHGGLPRVIDYFTAPDPDSPQAAHYLVMTFIEGKDLDTLIRERGGKPFPFDEARRLFAQVLEILEYLHRQDPPVIYRDIKPSNVMLREDKVFLVDFGIARLFIPQKKGTAIGTPGYAAPEQYKGQAEPRSDLYSLGALMHYLFTGLDPEGSAATLFTFEAPSKLNPAVPEYLSDLVLSMVDLVPQNRPSSAREVLAMLAGTFVQPAGPPPSALPAHLPLVTRQIAIARPGGGQKITTIIYKDIFDAVRRRDLEAVSEFLNRSIPVNIGDREGRTPLHIAAWYGQLAIAELLLSRGAALNKSDREGKTPLHMAAWYGHPDTAALLIEKGAKVNAEDSSGWTPLRLAAQNGLLEIVELLVSRGAKVNILDKEGLSPLYWALWTNHRETAEFLIGHGADVNWKNDEGRTYLHLAAQHNRCDMAEVLLSRHAEVNAADPLGTTPLHLAARGGFTVIAETLLLHGAAAAQGDGSAVTPLHVAAVWGHEDFAALLLKNGHEVNVRDDTGSTPLHRAAQNGRKKIAAILIAKGADIHGKDREGRTALHLAAACGTSDVAALLLLRGADFSIPDRMGITPLAAAEQEGHRNIMSLMLYSSLSLSDKEIPFNEKITSMIIKGQMKLTDFLSQPHMTEKYAALISRGKDRFMALLKKYLEKQPKEG, encoded by the coding sequence ATGGCCTTGACATGTCCACAGTGCCGGAGAGAAAATGACCCTGAAAGCCCTGCCTGCACAGGGTGCGGCACCCCCTTGGTGCTCTATACCCTGGAAAACCGCTACCATGTCCACAGGATTATCAAATCGGGCTCCATGGGGTGCGTGTACCACGCCTGGGACTCAAGGCTCAAGACACCGGTTGCCCTCAAGAAAATGCTCTCTACCTTCGCAACGCCGGAAGAACGGCAGTACGCAGAGGAGCGCTTCAGGGACGAGGCTACGCTTCTCTCGCGCCTCCATCATGGCGGCCTTCCCAGGGTCATCGACTACTTTACTGCGCCCGACCCCGATTCCCCGCAGGCCGCCCACTACCTGGTGATGACTTTCATCGAGGGGAAGGATCTCGACACCCTCATCAGGGAGCGGGGCGGCAAGCCCTTCCCCTTCGACGAGGCAAGGCGCCTCTTCGCGCAGGTCCTGGAAATCCTGGAGTATCTCCACCGGCAGGACCCTCCGGTGATCTACCGCGATATCAAGCCTTCAAACGTGATGCTCCGCGAGGACAAGGTCTTTCTTGTGGACTTCGGTATCGCGCGCCTCTTCATCCCGCAGAAAAAAGGCACGGCCATCGGGACGCCGGGATATGCCGCCCCGGAGCAGTACAAGGGGCAGGCCGAGCCCCGGAGCGACCTCTATTCCCTGGGGGCCCTCATGCATTACCTCTTCACCGGCCTCGACCCCGAGGGAAGCGCGGCGACCCTCTTCACCTTCGAGGCCCCGTCGAAGCTCAACCCCGCTGTCCCTGAATACTTGAGCGACCTCGTGCTCTCTATGGTGGACCTGGTGCCACAGAACAGGCCCTCATCGGCCCGGGAGGTCTTGGCCATGCTCGCGGGGACCTTTGTGCAGCCTGCAGGCCCACCCCCTTCAGCCCTCCCTGCCCATCTCCCCCTGGTGACAAGGCAGATCGCCATCGCCAGGCCGGGAGGCGGCCAGAAGATAACGACCATCATCTATAAGGATATCTTTGATGCCGTGAGGAGAAGGGACCTCGAGGCCGTATCGGAGTTCCTTAACAGGAGCATCCCCGTGAACATCGGCGATCGCGAGGGGCGCACCCCCCTCCATATAGCGGCCTGGTACGGCCAGCTGGCCATTGCGGAGCTCCTCCTCTCCCGGGGCGCCGCCCTCAACAAGTCCGACAGGGAAGGAAAGACGCCCCTCCACATGGCAGCGTGGTACGGCCATCCCGACACGGCAGCCCTTCTCATTGAAAAGGGCGCCAAGGTGAACGCCGAAGATTCCTCAGGGTGGACGCCCCTGCGTCTGGCAGCACAGAACGGCCTGCTGGAAATTGTCGAGCTCCTGGTGAGCAGGGGCGCCAAGGTGAATATTCTCGACAAAGAAGGGCTCTCGCCACTTTACTGGGCACTCTGGACCAATCACAGGGAAACGGCGGAGTTTCTCATCGGCCACGGCGCTGATGTGAACTGGAAAAATGATGAGGGAAGAACATACCTTCACCTGGCGGCGCAGCACAACAGGTGCGACATGGCCGAGGTGCTTCTTTCCCGCCATGCCGAGGTGAATGCCGCCGACCCCCTGGGAACCACTCCCCTCCATCTTGCCGCGAGGGGAGGCTTCACCGTCATTGCGGAAACACTCCTGCTCCATGGAGCCGCCGCTGCACAAGGAGACGGGAGCGCCGTCACTCCCCTCCACGTGGCTGCAGTGTGGGGCCATGAAGACTTCGCCGCGCTGCTCCTGAAAAACGGCCATGAGGTAAATGTCCGCGACGATACAGGGAGCACGCCCCTCCACAGGGCGGCTCAGAACGGCCGTAAGAAAATCGCTGCCATCCTTATCGCAAAAGGTGCCGATATTCATGGGAAAGACAGGGAGGGCAGGACAGCCCTTCACCTGGCGGCGGCTTGCGGCACCAGCGATGTGGCGGCCCTTCTTCTGCTCAGGGGCGCCGACTTCAGCATACCCGACCGCATGGGCATCACTCCCCTCGCCGCGGCAGAGCAGGAAGGCCACAGGAATATCATGTCCCTCATGCTTTACAGCAGCCTCTCCCTCTCAGACAAGGAGATCCCCTTCAACGAGAAAATCACCTCCATGATCATAAAAGGGCAGATGAAGCTCACCGATTTTCTCTCACAGCCCCATATGACTGAGAAATACGCAGCCCTCATCTCCCGGGGGAAAGACCGCTTCATGGCCCTGCTCAAGAAATACCTTGAAAAACAGCCGAAAGAGGGATAA
- a CDS encoding glycosyltransferase family 39 protein: MNQAHGTQETKARQRLPWNAFTGKGHLAAAILLVIMHFFFLLSFLEPAISTPDANGYLVQARLIAREGRTFLTTESPVQYVGFHWLYDGKRRYFSRYPPGLPAITAPFYKAFGPERVLVLPLIMASLTLLGLFLLCRSWIGESWALLAAALMAVNPFANEHALVHDSHTSVSFFLVWGLYCLFQWRKTFSPLWSFTGGLFLGIIPAIHYPEALFLPALAVYMLVTVRSPGQDLKSLAACLSGAALPLLLLGLRNQGAFGAFWKTGYGLSDHLAVSFGISFFLQNFLPYLQKLMSEGCGLLFVPGFLGIVAMSAQEDTWKEGLFFSLLVVPVTALYMAYSFRADPQSMRFLIPTFYLYTAAGVWFLKMACDRSSLAAVPAVSALLVLNTLWGIPLSLHSLEPLRFRSAILAGITTVLEKHAAPGTVVIAPDGINQHLDFLGRWHLADGTSLTDRTTFPEPFYGHFTPRRGPELFRNEEGLKKYRDLKGKNLRDAFSGDLWSWAGGTGRVCWLAREHELESLRPSLGENEKMTVIESIPIPRVPSHSDPAAAGGPPGPPPDMPGMRAGPPGPVGPGNIFDLTLDGKPLLLVKWER; the protein is encoded by the coding sequence ATGAACCAGGCTCACGGAACTCAAGAGACAAAGGCGCGGCAAAGGCTTCCCTGGAATGCTTTCACAGGGAAGGGCCACCTCGCCGCCGCCATCCTTCTCGTGATCATGCATTTCTTCTTCCTCCTCTCCTTTCTTGAGCCTGCCATCTCGACGCCTGACGCCAACGGCTACCTGGTCCAGGCAAGGCTCATTGCCCGCGAGGGGAGGACTTTTCTCACCACCGAGTCTCCCGTGCAGTATGTCGGTTTCCACTGGCTCTATGACGGGAAGAGGCGCTACTTCAGCAGATATCCCCCGGGCCTTCCGGCGATAACGGCCCCCTTCTACAAAGCCTTCGGGCCGGAGCGGGTGCTTGTGCTCCCTCTCATCATGGCTTCACTGACCCTCCTGGGGCTTTTCCTTCTTTGCCGATCCTGGATTGGTGAATCATGGGCGCTCCTCGCCGCCGCGCTGATGGCGGTAAATCCTTTTGCCAACGAGCATGCCCTTGTTCACGACTCCCATACCTCAGTCTCCTTTTTCCTTGTATGGGGTCTTTACTGCCTCTTCCAGTGGAGGAAAACCTTCTCCCCCCTCTGGAGCTTTACCGGCGGGCTCTTTCTGGGGATAATCCCTGCCATACACTATCCTGAGGCACTGTTTCTGCCTGCCCTTGCGGTATATATGCTGGTCACGGTCAGGAGCCCCGGGCAAGATCTGAAATCCCTGGCGGCATGCCTCTCCGGCGCCGCTCTCCCCCTTCTGCTGCTGGGTCTTCGAAACCAGGGAGCCTTCGGCGCTTTCTGGAAAACAGGCTACGGACTCTCAGATCACCTGGCGGTGTCTTTCGGCATCTCCTTTTTCCTCCAGAACTTTCTTCCCTACCTGCAGAAGCTGATGAGCGAGGGGTGCGGCCTCCTGTTCGTGCCGGGCTTCCTTGGAATCGTGGCCATGAGCGCTCAGGAGGATACCTGGAAAGAGGGGCTCTTCTTCAGCCTCCTTGTGGTCCCTGTCACGGCGCTCTACATGGCATACAGCTTCAGGGCCGATCCTCAGTCAATGCGCTTCCTGATCCCCACTTTCTATCTCTACACGGCTGCGGGAGTGTGGTTCCTGAAGATGGCCTGTGACAGGAGCAGCCTCGCCGCGGTGCCTGCAGTCTCGGCGCTCCTCGTGCTCAATACCCTCTGGGGAATCCCCCTTTCCCTGCATTCGCTTGAGCCACTCCGTTTCAGGAGCGCCATCCTCGCCGGAATAACCACCGTGCTTGAAAAGCATGCCGCGCCGGGGACCGTGGTGATAGCTCCCGATGGCATCAACCAGCACCTCGATTTCCTGGGCCGCTGGCACCTGGCTGACGGAACTTCCCTCACAGACCGCACAACCTTTCCAGAGCCGTTCTATGGCCACTTCACGCCCCGCAGAGGCCCTGAACTGTTCAGGAACGAAGAAGGATTGAAAAAATACAGGGATCTCAAAGGGAAGAACCTCCGGGACGCTTTTTCCGGCGATCTGTGGAGCTGGGCCGGAGGCACCGGCAGGGTCTGCTGGCTTGCCAGGGAGCACGAGCTTGAGAGCCTGAGGCCCTCCCTCGGGGAAAATGAGAAGATGACCGTCATTGAGAGCATTCCCATCCCCAGGGTGCCTTCCCACAGCGACCCTGCCGCAGCGGGGGGACCGCCCGGGCCTCCCCCCGACATGCCCGGGATGAGGGCAGGACCGCCTGGCCCCGTGGGGCCGGGAAATATTTTTGACCTCACCCTTGACGGGAAACCCCTCCTGCTGGTGAAGTGGGAGCGGTAA
- a CDS encoding type II toxin-antitoxin system VapC family toxin, with protein MKLLLDTCTFLWIISGSTEISRKCRILFTDSSNEIYMSSVSAWEIIIKNSAGRLPLPLPARDFVPHYRELHGITELPLYEEAVLQLSRLPAVHKDPFDRMLICQSIAHSLPLLTPDPLITQYPVRTIW; from the coding sequence ATGAAACTGCTCCTTGACACATGCACATTCCTGTGGATTATCTCGGGGAGCACGGAGATCTCCCGCAAATGCCGCATCCTGTTCACAGATTCCAGTAATGAGATTTACATGAGCTCTGTTTCTGCATGGGAGATCATCATCAAGAACTCCGCGGGAAGACTGCCTTTGCCCTTGCCGGCAAGGGATTTTGTCCCTCACTACAGGGAGCTCCACGGAATAACGGAACTGCCACTTTACGAAGAGGCAGTTCTTCAACTTTCCAGGCTTCCCGCCGTGCATAAGGATCCCTTCGACAGGATGCTGATATGTCAGTCTATTGCCCACAGCCTCCCGCTGCTTACCCCGGACCCCCTGATCACCCAGTATCCCGTGAGAACAATCTGGTAG
- a CDS encoding type II toxin-antitoxin system Phd/YefM family antitoxin, giving the protein MKRVNIHDAKTHLSEYIDNLKENDSLILCRRNKPIAEIKLLQQPKEGKRPMGLARKIFHVPESFFEALPDDILQSFSGEAHETAP; this is encoded by the coding sequence ATGAAGCGAGTCAACATTCATGATGCCAAGACTCATCTCTCAGAATATATCGATAATCTGAAGGAGAACGACTCACTTATTCTCTGCAGGAGAAACAAGCCAATCGCCGAGATTAAGCTGCTGCAGCAGCCAAAAGAGGGAAAAAGGCCGATGGGACTGGCCAGGAAAATCTTCCATGTTCCTGAGAGCTTTTTTGAAGCTCTCCCTGACGATATCCTGCAGTCCTTTTCAGGAGAGGCTCATGAAACTGCTCCTTGA